The nucleotide sequence CCATCAAAACTAGATTGTTGTTATTTTCTGTAATAAGTATTATATAAATTTAACAGCAGTAGATAATAGTGTTTTCAATCAGTGATAGATCTTGATGTTAATCTGCTGTGGATGGTCAAACATTAGCAGAACTTTTGCACTGGTGAATGGGGAAAAATCAACACCCTTTACCACCGGGATTTCCTGTTTGGTGCTTTCGGTTTCATCCTAGGATCATATTGTATAAACCATCTGAGCTATTGATCTTAATTTATTGCTGACAAATTTTAAGTTCTATGCTAATTTTATTTAAGCTACATAAATCATCCAAGTGTTAAAATTTTAATGTGTTTCTAATTAAGTTTAAGTCCTACACTAATATTATTGTTATGCCATGCAGTCGATGATGCTAAACGATAGAATTCACAGCCTTAGTGCTCTCCAAGCTGCACTAAGGAAGGCCGAGGAATATTTGTTGAGTATCCCATCAGACACCCCATACTCGGAATTCAACCACAGGTAAATTCTGTGCCATTATTTCTGTGGTTATTGATGATATTGAAGTATGTTACCCACAGATTCTTATGCAGTTGAAAGTTTAAGTCATCACAGCTGCTCACATTGTTTCCCATTTGCATGATGTTAGATTTCAAGAGCTTGGTTTGGACAAGGGCTGGGGTGACACAACTCAGCGTTGTCATGAGACCATCCATCTCCTCCTAGATCTTCTGGAGGCACCTGATCCGTGTACCTTGGAGAACTTCCTGGGGACGGTTCCTATGGTGTTTAATGTTGTCATCCTTTCTCCTCATGGCTACTTTGCCCAAGCTAATGTCTTGGGGTATCCTGACACTGGTGGCCAGGTAtaattctaaaataaaattGAGTTAGAAATATATCTGAGCTCACTTCTTTAACATACAAAACCTTAAATCTTAATTTGCAGGTTGTTTATATTTTGGATCAAGTTCGTGCTTTGGAGAATGAGATGCTACAAAGAATAAAGAAACAAGGGCTCGATATCACACCTCGTATTCTCATTGTAAGTTCAAATTGATTTCTGGCGGGTTTCTTGTAATGTTCTTTGTTTATTTCCAATATATAGAAATCATGGAGAATGTCATGGTGTCAATTTAGTAACAATATGGAATGGTCCACACTTGTAATGGTCTTCTGACGTGACTCCCCTGTGATCTATTGCAGGTGACCAGATTGCTACCTGATGCAGTAGGCACCACTTGTGGTCAGCGTCTTGAGAAGGTCCTTGGAACAGAGCACACACACATCCTTCGAGTTCCATTTAGAACAGAGAACGGGATTATCCGGAAATGGATCTCACGTTTTGAAGTATGGCCTTACCTGGAGACCTATGCCGAGGTACATCTTTCATCAATCTTTCTAAGCTTTCTCTCTGCACTTGCTTCCCATTCATTACCTTTCAGTTACGAAAGTAAATTTATATTGTTTTCCTTTATGCTGTAGGATGTTGCACATGAACTAACAGGAGAATTGCAAGCCAAGCCAGACCTGATAATTGGAAACTACAGTGATGGAAACCTAGTAGCTTCTTTATTGGCCCATAAATTGGGAGTTACTCAGGTTTTGATACTAGATCATCATTGACCCCTGGCTCTACTTAATAGTGGTTATTTTTTCATCTGAATTTAATAATCTTTGTTCTTCCACATGTAGTGCACCATCGCCCATGCCCTGGAGAAAACAAAGTATCCAAATTCAGATATATACTGGAAGAAGTTTGAGAACCAGTATCACTTCTCTTGCCAGTTCACAGCTGATTTAATTGCAATGAACCATGCGGACTTCATCATCACGAGTACCTTCCAAGAGATTGCTGGAAGGTTGCTGTTCATGCCGATAGTGTCTTAATGCACTAATTTTTCGTTCATATTAAGATGCAAAAAATGCTACCGTTACCTGACTGGTTTCTTTTTATGTTCTTCTGTTATTTCAGCAAGGATACTGTGGGACAGTATGAATCTCACACTGCCTTCACTCTTCCTGGGCTCTACCGCGTCGTGCATGGGATTGATGTCTTTGatccaaaattcaatattgTATCCCCTGGAGCTGACATGTCCATCTACTTCCCGGCCACAGAGCAGCACAAGAGGCTCACCTCCCTCCATCCAGAGATCGAGGAGTTGCTTTACAGTTCTGTCGAGAATTCTGACCACAAGTGAGAGCGTGTCTGCATTACCTGCATGTCTTTCCGTATGTTATTGTTCAATTCAGTTATTGACTCTTGAGGTTCTTGCAGGTTTGTTTTGAAGGACAGAAACAAACCCGTTATATTCTCCATGGCAAGGCTGGACCGAGTGAAGAACATTACCGGTCTAGTTGAGTTGTACGGCAGGAATCCTCGTCTGAGGGAATTGGTCAACCTTGTAGTGGTGGCTGGAGACCATGGAAAAGAATCCAAAGATCTTGAAGAGCAAGCAGAGATGAAGAAGATGTACAGTCTCATCGAACAGTACAAATTGGCTGGTCACATCCGATGGATCTCTGCTCAGATGAACCGTGTTCGCAATGGTGAGCTCTACCGGTACATTTGTGATACCAAGGGAGCTTTCGTGCAGGTATTCTTCACCttcttaaaagtaaaaaaagaacATGATTGATTTGTTCGCATTTGATATAATATTTCTCACTCTTTCTCTGTTTTCCTTTGTTTAGCCCGCCTTCTATGAAGCTTTTGGGCTCACTGTTGTTGAATCCATGACATGTGGACTGCCCACATTTGCGACTTGCTATGGAGGGCCTGCCGAGATCATAGTGCATGGGGTGTCTGGCTTCCACATTGATCCTTATCAGGGGGACAAAGCATCTGAACTGCTCGTAGATTTCTTCGAGAAGTGCAAGGAAGACCCGAACCACTGGAACAAAATCTCGCTAGGAGGGTTGCAGCGTATTGAAGAGAAGTAAGCATGATATTTTCTTCGAACAACACTCTTTCATGAATTGAAGGAGCTTGTATGGAAGATTCAAGACTCaaaatctttttattttgttctcttCTTGGAATTAATGCAGGTACACTTGGAAGCTCTATTCCGAGAGGTTGATGACCTTATCCGGTGTTTATGGCTTCTGGAAGTACGTCTCAAACCTGGATAGGCGTGAGACGCGTCGTTACCTCGAGATGTTCTATGCCCTCAAGTACCGTAACTTGGTAAGTCAGATTCATTGATAG is from Phoenix dactylifera cultivar Barhee BC4 chromosome 6, palm_55x_up_171113_PBpolish2nd_filt_p, whole genome shotgun sequence and encodes:
- the LOC103702434 gene encoding sucrose synthase 1 gives rise to the protein MATPTLSRIHSVRERLGDTLSAHPNELVALFSRFVNQGKGMLLPHQLLAEYEAVIPEGDREKLKDGVFEDVLKAAQEAIVLPPWVALAIRPRPGVWEYVRVNVSELAVEELTVPEYLQFKEELVDGSSQNNNFVLELDFEPFNASFPRPSLSKSIGNGVQFLNRHLSSKLFHDKESMYPVLNFLRAHNYKGTSMMLNDRIHSLSALQAALRKAEEYLLSIPSDTPYSEFNHRFQELGLDKGWGDTTQRCHETIHLLLDLLEAPDPCTLENFLGTVPMVFNVVILSPHGYFAQANVLGYPDTGGQVVYILDQVRALENEMLQRIKKQGLDITPRILIVTRLLPDAVGTTCGQRLEKVLGTEHTHILRVPFRTENGIIRKWISRFEVWPYLETYAEDVAHELTGELQAKPDLIIGNYSDGNLVASLLAHKLGVTQCTIAHALEKTKYPNSDIYWKKFENQYHFSCQFTADLIAMNHADFIITSTFQEIAGSKDTVGQYESHTAFTLPGLYRVVHGIDVFDPKFNIVSPGADMSIYFPATEQHKRLTSLHPEIEELLYSSVENSDHKFVLKDRNKPVIFSMARLDRVKNITGLVELYGRNPRLRELVNLVVVAGDHGKESKDLEEQAEMKKMYSLIEQYKLAGHIRWISAQMNRVRNGELYRYICDTKGAFVQPAFYEAFGLTVVESMTCGLPTFATCYGGPAEIIVHGVSGFHIDPYQGDKASELLVDFFEKCKEDPNHWNKISLGGLQRIEEKYTWKLYSERLMTLSGVYGFWKYVSNLDRRETRRYLEMFYALKYRNLAKSVPLHVDGDIAANGTK